One Heteronotia binoei isolate CCM8104 ecotype False Entrance Well chromosome 3, APGP_CSIRO_Hbin_v1, whole genome shotgun sequence genomic window, gagaaagggagaaaagtacttctttctctactttctccatcccatgcattatcttgtaaacctctatcatgtcaccccgcagtcaacgtaaCCCTTTgttacacacccaggaaaatgctgatcgcCATTTTGGGGTcgatcagcaatttttctctaggccagaaCTGTCCTGGGGACCCTGGAGgttctttgccttcctctggacatagAGCAGGGGTTTCTGGTGGAGTGGTGGGGGATGGTGGTTGAGAATCCCCTGCGTTGTgcaaggggttagactagataaCCCTtaagatcccttccagctctgtattTCTGTTACGTGTTGCAATGGAGTTACAGTCCCTTCCTTGTGacaataaactttttttaaaaattctgaattGCCTATTCTACCTCCTATAAAAGCATCCCGTGCTTTTTAGAGCTTGATTACCTTCTCTTTCTTGAACCGCTTTGCAGACAGTAATACAGGTGCTACCTGAAGCCTACAAGGGAGAGGAACATAACGTTCCAGGAAGCTCACAACCTTTCACCCAGAGACTGTCCTTTCCCCTAGAAACAGCACCTTTGTGACTTTGGCAGGTGTGGTTCTAATCTGCGCCctcatttgagagccagtttggtgcagcggttaagtgtgtggactcttatctgggagaaacgggtttgattccccactgctctgcttgcagctgctggaatggccttggggtcagccctagctctcgcagagatgtccttgaaagggcagcttctgggagagctctctcagccccacccgcctcacagggtgtctgttgtgggggaagaagatataggagattgtaaactgctctgagtctctgattcagagagaaaggtggggtataaatctgcagtcttcttctgttgtggggggaggagatataggagactgtaagccgctctgagtctctgattcagagagaagggcagggtataaatctgcggtcttcttcttcttctgttgtggggggaggagatataggagattgtaagctgctctgagtctctgattcagagagaagggcggggtataaatctgcagtcttcttctcattACAAATCTGTTCCAACTGGGGTCGCCAGCTTCAGGTTGAGAAACTttttggagattttggaggcacagcctgagaagggtggggcctggggagggacgTCAGTGGGGTATattgccacagagcccacctccCAAAgtgttcattttctccaggtgagctaatctttgtcacctggagaactgtaatagcagaagatctccagccaccacccagcaaatggcaaccctaattccaaccCATTTTAAGACTACAAAACTTTACAGGCCGGAAAACAAAAGGTCAGGAATGACAGATGcaagcattttctccaggccaatttggccagggatcctggagattttttgccatcttctgggcatggggtaggagttactgggggggggggtgtattttgtgatttttttacATTGTGTAGGGGGCTAGACTAGGTGACCTTgtaagtcccttccaactctgtgactgatttcgcactagggcttgttccgagtggagagcccttttgcccctggcgcttctctcggctttcgcacaagctgctccaGAGCTGAGAGTTGGCGCGCTGCTTTTCTGTGGTAAGcggaaaccgcttgtaagaggatctcgcttgctgcggaaaagcggcAGGCCGACTCGCAGCTccgggcagcttgtgcgaaaaccgagAGAAGAACCAGGAGCGAAAGGGCTCTTCAGCCGGAAcgagcctagtgcgaaatcaatctataataataataatctttaatttgtCACCTGGAGACAATTTTAATCCATGATTCTACACACAGGGAAGCAACCGCACAGCTGAAAGACAGTGTGGGTCTTGGAGAGGTAAAGAGTACGAGATGTGGACCAAAGTCAGTTGGGGATACAAAAGTTGGGGATGGCCCTTGTTCACCTGCTAAAACACACCTTctctttggggaggggtggggcagaTTTCAAGCCCTGTAACTGCTTCATATACATAGGTcgaagtgggcagccgtgttggtctgaagcagcagaacaaagtagagGTCAAATTgcacaaagttgtattcagaatgtaagttttcgtgtgctctaagcacccttcatcagacgaggaatcaggtacagtgagcagagctacatatagctggcgggcagcggtttagaatgcaaaatggtacacatttagagtccaatgacagaatagtaaaattaacaaactgagcataCCTTTGATCTGGGATGGCCCgggggcacagagtggtaaagcagcagtactgcagtactgaggtctgaactctctgctcgcgacctgagttcgattccggcggaagctggattcaggtagccggcccgaggttggtgcagccttccatcgttctgaggttggtaaaatgagtcccccgcttgctggggagaaagtgtaaaagactggggaaggcaatggcaaaccgcctcgtaaaaaagtcttccgtgaaaacgttgggaaaacaacgtcaccccagagtcggaaacgactggtgcttgcacagggaacctttccttttccttgatctgggtagcatgttAACCCTGTTATGTTAAAGGtaggtttgttaattttactattctgtcattggactttaaatgtgtaccattttgcattctaaaccactgcctgccagctatatgtagctctgctcactgcacctgattcctcgtccgatgaagtgtgcttggagcacacaaaagcttacattctgaataaaactgttggccttaaaggtgcaacttgacttctgcttcATATACAATCTTGCTGACAGCAGGGAGAAGACAGGATACAAACCTGCGTATGCCAGGGCGGTCACAGTAGCAGCGAGCGCATTGACTCTGACACGGAAGTCTCGCGACTGAGTGTGCATCACGCTCAGCTGGACCATGGCAGAGACCACAAGCTCTGCGAGGAAAGCCTTGGAAATGGTCGTCTGAATGCGGCCGCTACAGTCTTCAGTCTGAGAGGGAGAACCgctgatctctgccacccagACACCGGAGAAGAGAAGCGTGGCTAGAAAGGCCCCGATGAACTGAGCTGCGATCTTCAGCTGCCCCAGCCTCACTGAAATGCCCTTCCGCAAGATATACAGCAAGGTCCAAGACGGGTTGCAAGTGTTCTCGGCCAAAGTCGAGTAGAAATGGAGCGCGTGGAAAGAATACGTGTGAGCGAGGTAGAACTGAGGCTTAGGCTCCACGTCGACCAGCATGCGCAGCAGGCGCGAGCAGGCGCACAGCTGCCACGTGGCCAGCATCTCCAACAGGAAGAGCCGCGTTTCCAGGTGATTCACACACTTGCGGGTTTGGATCCTGCTCCAGGTCGCCAGGAGGATAACAATAGTCTCTAGCTGGAGCAAAAGCCAGGCCGAATCCGTTTGCATGTTCCAGTGTTACTACTGCATCCAGGTAATGTTTCACTCAAGTCCAGGAATGTCCTCCTGTCTTTCCTCGTTTCTTTTGCCACTGAATTATCCTCTGCACCACTGCCTGCTTTTTAAGAGAATCTACAAGCGCTGTCCTTTTGGCAGAAGCTGGGTCAAATCTCTAATTCTGCATCTGAGTCTCTAGCGTTAGCCATCAAAATTCCTTCTTTTATTAAGGAGTTTAAGCACCACTGGCAGTAAACGTTTTCTTATATGCATCTC contains:
- the AQP11 gene encoding aquaporin-11 isoform X2, whose translation is MLATWQLCACSRLLRMLVDVEPKPQFYLAHTYSFHALHFYSTLAENTCNPSWTLLYILRKGISVRLGQLKIAAQFIGAFLATLLFSGVWVAEISGSPSQTEDCSGRIQTTISKAFLAELVVSAMVQLSVMHTQSRDFRVRVNALAATVTALAYAGGHLTGAIFNPALAFSLHLSCFLEKFWNYTLVYWVAPCIGSVLVAILWDDVIPPIRSYFNV